One part of the Amaranthus tricolor cultivar Red isolate AtriRed21 chromosome 16, ASM2621246v1, whole genome shotgun sequence genome encodes these proteins:
- the LOC130802081 gene encoding ATP synthase subunit c, chloroplastic, whose amino-acid sequence MNPLISAASVIAAGLAVGLASIGPGVGQGTAAGQAVEGIARQPEAEGKIRGTLLLSLAFMEALTIYGLVVALALLFANPFV is encoded by the coding sequence ATGAATCCATTGATTTCTGCCGCTTCCGTTATTGCTGCTGGATTGGCTGTAGGGCTTGCTTCTATTGGACCTGGAGTTGGTCAAGGTACTGCTGCGGGACAAGCTGTAGAAGGTATTGCGAGACAGCCCGAAGCAGAGGGAAAAATACGAGGTACTTTATTACTTAGTTTAGCTTTTATGGAAGCTTTAACAATTTATGGATTGGTTGTAGCATTAGCGCTTTTATTTGCGAATCCTTTTGTTTAA